A region from the Gossypium hirsutum isolate 1008001.06 chromosome A08, Gossypium_hirsutum_v2.1, whole genome shotgun sequence genome encodes:
- the LOC107957622 gene encoding probable protein phosphatase 2C 55, whose product MGGWSKHGVDAGLYVAELINNSLLATLALPLTQVDPMKVIKVRVEVGYMIIAGTNGLFDNLFELQILATTSKRIKQNLDAEEMAWEMAQLAYHTSRDKSAVTPFMKASKRVGRFRDGGKGDDITVIVSHILGA is encoded by the exons ATGGGTGGTTGGAGCAAGCACGGTGTCGATGCTGGATTATATGTGGCGGAGCTCATCAACAACTCTCTTCTGGCTACCCTCGCTTTGCCACTCACTCAGGTTGATCCCATGAAG GTAATAAAGGTTAGAGTAGAAGTAGGATATATGATAATAGCAGGAACAAATGGACTATTTGACAACTTGTTTGAATTGCAAATACTGGCGACAACATCAAAAAGGATTAAACAAAATTTAGATGCAGAGGAAATGGCTTGGGAAATGGCTCAACTAGCTTACCACACATCTAGGGATAAATCAGCTGTTACTCCATTTATGAAGGCTTCTAAAAGGGTTGGAAGATTTCGTGATGGTGGAAAAGGAGATGATATTACTGTCATTGTTTCCCACATTCTTGGTGCATAG